In one Ischnura elegans chromosome 13, ioIscEleg1.1, whole genome shotgun sequence genomic region, the following are encoded:
- the LOC124170113 gene encoding oocyte zinc finger protein XlCOF6-like has translation MLKDDLARLCRLCLNPGDWTIDVFNPRGTNGFLVWSIMGELVEIQCSPHDGLPSRICGACMEKLADFKAFKKTCIISRIKLLQLQMNVGLIIKEPIDDDVMLFDEDETDGRKLSESVLSEFCVKTEKGDVGLLPNAADVGIKVEEPSSGEESTPDDLECSEAVESEPESADESSSQRDASDEETQPADSTGGENSVASATDAYAATPSPSIALRSHSKGDAGAGGKAVLPSKEEAQRGAKRKREKSPLGGEGRIDEEAGGRKTGVARPSNQKSKAGGPGGVGSFPCADCDCVFSSRKDLTKHVYKTHLRFICDHCKRVFKQKANLKSHIMRLHLNLRNFACSECGRKFSTACEVRLHAKHVHAKGTKESPFECEECGKRFTRKRTMRLHVDAVHKGLKPFACTRCPARFSQKDNLRAHVLSVHSEERSFSCDVCAQKFKRADHLKCHRATHEDLRDFKCADCGKEYNTMNALRIHMKLHSGVTYKCPHCPKEFTLETLRDSHVLIHTGERAFQCASCPKAFKTKSDLRLHTRSHTGVKPHECRVCGKHFSVSSNLIHHMRAVHARERPFSCDTCAKTFTTKGSLQKHMETHSSGKGFSCAQCDKRYKTKACLTNHVRNDHRSGAEERPFKCGLCPKAFRLNAILKAHEITHTDLKPFKCEVCGKAFNKASNLSTHRKLHSGNRETFSCKQCNLKTVNKYYYLDHMKKKHGGGGGGVGDRSSGTSDDSE, from the exons ATGCTTAAAGATGATCTGGCTCGTCTCTGCAGACTATGCCTCAATCCAGGCGATTGGACCATCGACGTATTCAATCCTCGAGGAACTAATGGATTTCTCGTTTGGAGTATCATGGGTGAACTCGTCGAAATTCAG TGCAGTCCCCACGACGGATTACCCTCTCGGATATGTGGAGCGTGCATGGAGAAACTGGCCGACTTCAAGGCGTTCAAGAAAACGTGCATCATCTCACGCATTAAGCTGCTGCAGTTGCAGATGAACGTTGGGCTGATT ATCAAGGAACCAATTGATGATGATGTGATGCTGTTTGATGAAGATGAGACTGATGGGCGGAAATTGAGTGAAAGCGTTCTGAGTGAG ttttgtgtGAAGACAGAGAAGGGTGACGTGGGATTGTTGCCTAATGCAGCAGACGTGGGGATCAAAGTGGAGGAACCGTCGTCTGGAGAAGAATCCACGCCTGACGATTTGGAATGCAGCGAGGCTGTGGAGAGTGAACCAGAG tCAGCGGATGAAAGTTCTTCGCAACGGGATGCCTCCGATGAAGAGACTCAGCCCGCAGACTCAACTGGAGGGGAAAACAGTGTCGCTTCAGCCACCG ACGCTTACGCGGCCACTCCCTCTCCCAGCATAGCGTTGCGATCTCATTCTAAAGGCGATGCGGGTGCAGGCGGCAAAGCAGTGCTGCCATCTAAGGAAGAGGCGCAGCGTGGAGCGAAGAGGAAACGCGAGAAGTCTCcgttgggaggggaggggaggattgATGAGGAGGCTGGTGGGAGAAAAACTGGAGTGGCGAGGCCTTCCAACCAGAAATCAAAAG CAGGTGGCCCAGGAGGTGTTGGCAGCTTCCCTTGCGCAGATTGTGACTGCGTGTTCTCTAGCCGCAAGGATTTGACCAAGCACGTATACAAGACGCACCTGAGGTTCATTTGCGATCACTGCAAGAGGGTCTTCAAGCAGAAAGCTAACCTCAAATCGCACATCATGCGGTTACACCTCAACCTGCGCAACTTTGCGTGCTCCGAGTGTGGACGCAAGTTCAGCACGGCATGCGAGGTGAGGCTCCACGCGAAGCATGTGCATGCAAAAGGCACAAAGGAGAGTCCCTTCGAATGTGAAGAGTGCGGAAAACG GTTTACCCGCAAGCGTACGATGCGGCTGCACGTTGATGCTGTCCACAAGGGATTGAAGCCCTTTGCGTGCACCCGTTGTCCGGCGCGGTTCTCGCAGAAGGACAACTTGCGCGCCCACGTGCTGTCCGTTCACTCGGAGGAGAGGAGTTTCAGCTGCGATGTTTGCGCGCAGAAGTTCAAGCGGGCGGACCACCTCAAGTGTCACCGCGCAACGCACGAAGACCTGCGCGACTTCAAGTGCGCAGACTGCGGGAAGGAGTACAACACGATGAATGCCTTGCGTATCCACATGAAGCTACACAGTGGAGTCACGTACAAGTGTCCCCATTGCCCAAAG GAGTTCACGCTGGAGACGCTGAGGGACAGTCACGTTCTGATCCACACGGGGGAGAGGGCGTTCCAGTGTGCCTCTTGTCCCAAGGCGTTCAAGACGAAGAGTGACCTCCGACTCCACACCCGATCCCACACCGGAGTCAAACCACACGAATGCCGTGTGTGCGGTAAGCACTTCTCGGTCTCGTCCAACCTGATCCATCACATGAGGGCGGTCCACGCCAGAGAACGGCCCTTCAGCTGCGACACGTGCGCAAAGACCTTCACGACCAAGGGCTCCCTCCAAAAGCACATGGAAACGCACTCGAGCGGCAAGGGGTTTTCGTGCGCTCAGTGCGACAAGCGGTACAAGACGAAGGCGTGCCTCACGAACCACGTGCGCAACGACCACAGATCCGGGGCGGAGGAGAGACCGTTCAAGTGCGGCCTGTGCCCAAAGGCGTTTCGCCTGAATGCGATCCTGAAGGCGCACGAGATAACGCACACGGATCTGAAGCCTTTTAAGTGTGAGGTGTGCGGGAAGGCCTTCAACAAAGCAAGCAATCTAAGCACTCACCGCAAGCTGCACTCGGGCAATCGCGAGACGTTCAGCTGCAAGCAGTGCAACTTGAAGACGGTGAACAAGTATTACTACCTGGACCACATGAAGAAGAAGcacgggggagggggtgggggagttgGGGACCGATCATCTGGCACTTCAGACGACAGCGAATAG